The uncultured Fretibacterium sp. genome has a window encoding:
- a CDS encoding alpha/beta hydrolase — MKKSIALFLICILSFVIGESSYAEYKALPETHFAKKPTFADVVVDTVRTDLTQIGSVRDLKMNIYRPEGMHDTIPVIIYVHGGAWNSGDYTCASLMEKDTGTNDPFFACMRALDMGCAVVTADYRLSTEALFPAMLWDLKGQIRFLRANASKYKIDPDRIIVWGQSAGAHLCNLLGTTHGVDELEGTVGGNLEHSSRPTAVVDYYGMTDLLDLAPDQYERPYIIDPRAMYEQADAPSSSRAQVLGFNGKGEGLDVLRAHLGNPGSPYENPASPYQEALYRAYLSCPLNFVDKNDCPFMIIYGGRDHRVAPQQSYELFEALTKYGVEAYMFGTTTTTHGNQGEFAANCALRFVKDQFGLE; from the coding sequence ATGAAGAAAAGCATTGCCTTGTTTCTCATCTGCATACTTTCATTCGTGATTGGAGAATCTTCTTATGCGGAATATAAAGCCCTTCCGGAAACCCATTTCGCAAAAAAGCCAACCTTTGCGGATGTCGTAGTGGATACCGTGAGGACGGACCTGACCCAAATAGGCTCCGTAAGAGATCTCAAGATGAACATCTATCGTCCGGAAGGAATGCACGACACGATCCCGGTAATTATCTATGTGCATGGCGGTGCATGGAACTCGGGAGACTACACCTGTGCATCCCTGATGGAAAAGGATACCGGCACGAACGACCCTTTTTTCGCCTGTATGCGGGCACTCGATATGGGGTGCGCAGTGGTTACCGCGGACTACCGCCTCAGCACTGAAGCGCTTTTTCCTGCCATGCTCTGGGACCTGAAAGGGCAAATACGCTTTCTGCGGGCCAACGCTTCAAAATACAAAATCGATCCGGACAGGATCATCGTATGGGGGCAATCCGCAGGTGCACACTTGTGTAATCTTCTTGGAACAACACATGGTGTCGATGAATTGGAAGGGACCGTAGGGGGGAATCTGGAGCATTCATCCAGGCCAACTGCCGTTGTTGACTACTATGGCATGACGGACCTGCTCGATCTTGCGCCGGATCAGTATGAACGTCCATATATAATCGATCCTCGAGCTATGTACGAGCAAGCGGACGCCCCCTCCTCGTCAAGGGCCCAGGTCCTTGGTTTTAACGGTAAAGGAGAGGGGCTGGACGTACTACGGGCCCACCTCGGCAATCCAGGCAGTCCATATGAAAACCCAGCTTCTCCTTATCAAGAAGCGCTTTATAGGGCGTATCTTTCCTGTCCTCTAAATTTTGTGGATAAGAACGATTGTCCTTTCATGATTATTTATGGCGGCCGAGATCACCGAGTGGCGCCACAACAGAGCTACGAGCTCTTTGAAGCCCTCACCAAGTATGGCGTCGAAGCCTATATGTTCGGGACAACGACCACGACGCATGGCAATCAGGGAGAGTTTGCCGCAAACTGTGCGCTTCGTTTCGTAAAGGACCAATTTGGCCTGGAATAA
- a CDS encoding alpha/beta hydrolase has translation MRRQASFLSISIVVIVACFACSGDCSDTATPDSFKSIGMQQLAGTESTSSTSAATNAPHFPTFTAKPTYSDVVVATVATDLMGEGTSRDLCMNIYKPEGRMDPTPAVIYVHGGKWSTGDYTCAALMDGRKENGTFLACMDLLNSGCTVVTADYRLSQEAFYPAMVWDLKGQIRFLRANAEKYNIDPERIIVWGESAGGQLVNILGTTGGVEELEGDVGGNLDYSSRPLAVVNYFGMTDILRLAPDQYKRPYVMDFPSVYDTNDADGSTRGQLLGFGGKVQGKGNAVLRGELGNPGNPYENPELPELDRKALHRAYLASCLNFISKDDCPFFICQGGMDHRVAMAQSERLFEALTRKGIEAYLFTSSLRSHGDQGDFANDAAKRFVRDQFGLATPSLY, from the coding sequence ATGAGAAGGCAAGCAAGTTTCTTATCGATCTCCATCGTCGTGATCGTTGCCTGCTTTGCATGCAGCGGAGATTGCTCGGATACGGCAACGCCAGATTCTTTCAAATCGATTGGAATGCAACAGCTCGCAGGGACGGAGAGCACATCCTCAACTTCGGCTGCCACGAACGCTCCGCATTTTCCGACTTTTACGGCGAAGCCGACTTACTCTGATGTCGTTGTCGCCACCGTAGCAACCGATCTCATGGGTGAGGGTACCTCGAGAGATCTTTGTATGAATATCTATAAACCAGAGGGCAGAATGGATCCAACCCCGGCAGTGATATATGTTCACGGTGGTAAATGGAGCACCGGAGATTATACCTGCGCAGCCCTCATGGATGGCAGGAAAGAGAACGGTACCTTCCTTGCCTGTATGGACTTGCTCAATTCCGGTTGCACCGTTGTTACCGCCGATTATCGTCTGAGCCAGGAAGCGTTCTATCCGGCTATGGTTTGGGATCTGAAGGGTCAAATTCGGTTTCTGCGGGCCAATGCGGAAAAATATAACATTGACCCCGAACGAATCATCGTCTGGGGCGAGTCGGCTGGCGGCCAGCTTGTCAATATACTTGGCACGACGGGTGGCGTGGAGGAGCTGGAGGGAGATGTGGGCGGAAACTTGGACTACTCTTCGAGACCGCTCGCCGTCGTCAATTATTTCGGTATGACAGATATTCTCCGACTTGCGCCCGATCAGTATAAAAGGCCGTATGTCATGGATTTTCCATCCGTTTATGACACCAATGATGCAGATGGTTCCACAAGGGGGCAGCTTCTGGGATTCGGCGGCAAAGTTCAAGGAAAAGGGAATGCCGTCTTGAGGGGGGAGCTGGGCAATCCAGGTAATCCTTATGAAAATCCCGAACTTCCGGAACTCGATCGGAAAGCGCTTCATAGGGCCTATCTCGCGTCCTGCCTAAACTTCATCAGTAAGGATGACTGCCCATTTTTTATCTGTCAGGGAGGCATGGACCACCGAGTTGCCATGGCGCAGAGCGAAAGGCTTTTTGAAGCTCTGACTCGAAAAGGAATCGAGGCCTATCTTTTTACGAGCTCGCTTCGGTCTCACGGCGATCAGGGAGACTTCGCCAACGACGCTGCAAAACGTTTTGTACGCGATCAGTTCGGGCTGGCAACACCCAGCTTGTATTGA
- a CDS encoding FGGY-family carbohydrate kinase: MRYVIALDVGTSGMIATVYSETGELCHSSSEEYHNIFPAPLLVEQEPSTWTNSALSLLKKTADFFKSIGAAPLGIALTSQRSSLIPVDRAGSPLCNAIMWQDKRTIQECRFLEEELGLSWFYRKTGLRINPFFVLPKILWLKKHHAATYRAAHKFLGVQDLLVHHLTGCFITDWTQASRTMLMNLSAFDWDPELLGLAGIGTDRLCELRPPGSLAGGLLPGVADIVGLPSGLPVAISGGDQQNAAAALGVIKEGIAEANTGTGSFVLSYANAPVFDPNCRIVCQAAAIPGKWVAEAAIFNTGSIYRWFKERFCPDFAGTASAYALMNGEATTSPVGANGVMLLPHFEGSAAPYWNPLSKGMFFNLSLGSRRADMIRAIMEGISMEIADNLSLIQDLAGPLEEVRVAGGMTRSDLFCEIQANTFNKKVFRCGNSEQSSLGASIVSAPALGLHPDIHQAFERMSPKSYDLFEPEAEAASRYSELLRRKKSLYYALEDSDVFSDFAMQV; encoded by the coding sequence ATGCGATACGTCATAGCTCTGGATGTCGGTACCTCGGGCATGATCGCAACCGTATATTCCGAGACCGGCGAGTTGTGCCACTCCAGCTCGGAGGAGTACCACAACATATTTCCTGCCCCCCTCCTCGTGGAGCAGGAGCCCTCGACCTGGACGAATTCAGCCTTATCGCTTTTGAAAAAAACGGCTGACTTCTTCAAATCGATTGGGGCCGCGCCTCTGGGCATCGCATTGACGTCTCAACGGTCCTCCTTGATCCCGGTCGACAGGGCTGGCAGTCCTCTATGCAACGCCATCATGTGGCAGGATAAGCGTACTATCCAGGAATGCCGTTTCCTGGAGGAGGAATTGGGGCTTTCCTGGTTCTATCGGAAAACGGGGCTGCGCATCAACCCTTTTTTTGTCCTCCCCAAAATACTCTGGCTTAAAAAGCACCATGCCGCTACCTACAGGGCCGCCCATAAATTTTTAGGCGTGCAGGATCTTCTGGTACACCACCTCACGGGGTGTTTTATCACCGACTGGACCCAGGCCAGCAGAACCATGTTGATGAACCTGTCCGCCTTCGACTGGGACCCGGAATTACTCGGCCTGGCGGGGATCGGTACCGATCGCCTTTGCGAACTTCGTCCTCCCGGCTCTTTGGCAGGGGGATTGCTCCCCGGGGTCGCCGATATCGTCGGGCTCCCCTCCGGGCTGCCTGTCGCGATATCGGGCGGCGATCAGCAGAATGCCGCCGCAGCGCTTGGCGTTATCAAGGAGGGGATTGCGGAAGCGAACACCGGGACCGGTTCTTTCGTCCTCTCCTATGCCAACGCCCCTGTCTTCGACCCAAATTGCAGGATCGTCTGCCAGGCAGCCGCAATTCCAGGAAAGTGGGTTGCCGAGGCTGCCATATTCAACACCGGCTCGATATACCGATGGTTCAAGGAACGCTTCTGTCCCGACTTTGCGGGTACGGCGTCCGCATACGCCCTCATGAATGGCGAGGCAACGACATCGCCGGTCGGAGCCAATGGGGTGATGCTCCTCCCCCATTTCGAGGGCAGTGCCGCTCCTTATTGGAACCCCCTGTCGAAGGGCATGTTCTTCAACTTGTCTTTGGGCTCCCGTCGTGCGGACATGATCCGTGCCATTATGGAGGGGATCTCCATGGAGATAGCCGACAACCTTTCGCTCATTCAGGACCTGGCAGGACCTCTGGAGGAGGTCCGGGTGGCCGGCGGTATGACCCGCAGCGACCTCTTCTGCGAGATACAAGCCAACACCTTCAATAAAAAAGTCTTCCGGTGCGGCAACAGCGAACAATCCTCCCTGGGAGCCAGCATCGTTTCCGCACCGGCATTGGGACTCCACCCTGACATCCATCAGGCATTCGAGCGGATGTCCCCCAAGTCCTATGACCTTTTCGAGCCCGAAGCGGAAGCCGCATCGAGATATTCCGAGCTGTTGAGGCGAAAAAAAAGTTTGTATTACGCCCTTGAGGACTCCGATGTCTTCTCGGATTTTGCAATGCAAGTCTGA